A window from Mya arenaria isolate MELC-2E11 chromosome 9, ASM2691426v1 encodes these proteins:
- the LOC128203309 gene encoding ATP-binding cassette sub-family F member 3-like — protein MADYEEFLTGCFPSIDSEIVSYVGGMLEDTDVVATSDGVFESIGPFLEQVDDSKSEDDIRLICNRLHALVCKNSDGIEEQSDTPHRILDAPVHLGSLVNDNRVDSSHQSSIWIHRKDAGPQVDSKQLAKAEAQLVKKQKKQADKDSTAKKPNGMMDGPTASQQTSRRDEKFDKSGANKSYDIKIEDFDIAFGDRVLITGASLHMSAGRRYGLCGRNGLGKTTLLKMISSGNLQIPSHISVLHVEQEVVGDDTVSIESVLESDTERHRLLTREKELAQRMNLSPNAKGDNTLSAELSEIYAGLEAIEADKAPAKAAVILAGLGFTPAMQRACTRSLSGGWRMRLALARALFSKPDLLLLDEPTNMLDMKAIIWLENYLQTWPTTILVVSHDRSFLNAVCTDITHLYNKTLITYKGNYDQFDKTKDERIKNAKKEYEAQKQYREHIQVFIDRFRYNANRASQVQSKLKILEKLPPLEPPVKDTEVSMKFPECEKLTSNILQLDELCFYYSKERPIFENVDCNANMSSRICIVGDNGAGKTTLLKILLGQLSPVKGIRHAHRSLRIGYFSQHHVDQLDMGLTSVELLAQRFPGQHQEQYRNQLGQYGVSGELAMRPVSSLSGGQKSRVAFAVMSMTNPNFFILDEPTNHLDMETIDALGEALKKFGGGVILVSHDERLIQMVCQELWVVRDRKVITLDGGFEQYKKIVEEELQALQGL, from the exons ATGGCCGACTACGAAGAATTTCTGACCGGCTGTTTTCCTTCAATCGACTCAGAAATAGTCAGTTATGTTGGAG GGATGCTGGAGGATACAGATGTTGTGGCTACATCAGATGGTGTGTTCGAATCTATTGGACCTTTCCTGGAACAAGTGGATGATTCGAAATCAGAGGACGATATCCGCCTTATTTGTAACAGACTTCATGCGCTTGTTTGTAAAAA TTCTGACGGAATTGAAGAACAGTCAGACACTCCACACAGAATATTGGACGCACCTGTACATCTTGGTTCCCTCGTGAATGACAACCGTGTCGATTCAAGTCACCAGTCCAGTATCTGGATCCACAGGAAAGATGCAGGACCA CAAGTTGATTCGAAGCAGTTAGCCAAAGCCGAAGCACAACTTGTGAAGAAACAGAAGAAGCAGGCTGACAAGGACTCCACAGCAAAGAAACCTAATGG AATGATGGACGGTCCGACCGCTAGTCAACAAACCAGTAGGAGAGATGAGAAGTTTGACAAGTCGGGAGCAAACAAGTCATATGATATCAAGATTGAAGATTTTGATATTGCATTTGGAGACAG aGTGCTGATAACAGGTGCGTCACTTCACATGTCTGCTGGTCGAAGATATGGTTTGTGTGGGAGAAATGGGCTCGGTAAAACCACGCTACTCAAGATGATCTCATC TGGAAACCTACAGATACCTTCCCACATCTCAGTGCTTCATGTGGAACAGGAAGTGGTGGGGGACGACACGGTCTCCATTGAAAGCGTACTGGAGAGTGACACAGAGAGACACCGGCTACTCACTAGAGAGAAGGAGCTTGCTCAGAGAATGAATCTAAG TCCAAATGCCAAGGGGGACAACACATTATCAGCAGAGCTGTCTGAGATTTACGCTGGGTTGGAAGCTATAGAGGCAGACAAGGCCCCTGCCAAGGCTGCAGTTATCCTGGCTGGTCTAGGATTCACTCCTGCCATGCAGAGGGCTTGTACTAG GTCCTTGTCAGGAGGCTGGAGGATGAGATTAGCACTGGCCAGGGCACTCTTCTCAAA gcCAGATCTGTTACTGCTTGACG AACCTACAAACATGTTGGACATGAAAGCAATTATTTGGTTAGAGAATTATCTGCAG ACCTGGCCGACAACTATACTTGTAGTGTCGCACGATCGATCATTCTTGAACGCAGTGTGCACGGACATTacacacttgtataacaaaacaCTGATCACTTACAAGGGCAACTATGACCAGTTTGATAAGACGAAAGATGAGAGAATAAAGAATGCAAAGAAAGAGTATGAAGCACAGAAACAGTATCGGGAACATATACAG GTGTTCATTGATAGGTTCCGATATAACGCCAACAGAGCATCACAAGTACAGAGTAAACTTAAAATTCTAGAAAAACT ACCACCACTTGAACCACCAGTCAAAGACACTGAAGTCTCCATGAA GTTCCCAGAATGTGAAAAACTtacatcaaacattttacagCTTGATGAGCTGTGTTTCTACTACAGCAAAGAGAGACCGATATTCGAGAATGTTGACTGTAATGCCAACATGTCCTCCCGGATATGTATA GTAGGAGACaacggtgctggaaaaactACCCTTCTGAAGATACTTCTGGGTCAGTTGTCCCCAGTTAAAGGAATCCGTCATGCACACAGAAGTCTAAGGATTGGGTACTTCAGTCAGCATCACGTTGACCAGCTAGATATGGGACTGACATCTGTGGAATTATTGGCACAGAGGTTTCCAg GACAACATCAAGAACAATACAGGAACCAGCTTGGTCAGTATGGGGTGAGTGGGGAGCTGGCCATGAGACCTGTGTCCAGTCTCTCTGGGGGACAGAAATCTCGGGTAGCATTTGCAGTCATGAGCATGACCAA CCCTAACTTCTTCATACTTGATGAACCGACCAATCACCTGGACATGGAGACGATCGACGCCCTGGGAGAGGCTCTGAAAAAGTTTGGG GGCGGAGTGATACTAGTATCTCACGACGAGCGATTGATTCAGATGGTCTGCCAGGAATTATGGGTGGTGCGAGATCGGAAGGTTATAACACTGGACGGGGGATTCGAACAGTACAAGAAAATTGTGGAAGAGGAGCTACAAGCTCTACAAGGcctttaa
- the LOC128246261 gene encoding 52 kDa repressor of the inhibitor of the protein kinase-like: MEQMAMCLRYFDGTGLLEEFLGFAECESTTGESLANAFLANLERAGVHINHMRGQGYDGAANMSGIHRGVQARIRQRIPGAVYTHCKAHSLNLSIIHASKEMYAWNMMGTVQQIAFAFNYSAKRVLRFQENLENDAAAREEMDRRTKLQSLCETRWAARAEALHTFLCSYRVVVGSLDELASDYGDTKAAGYSRSIQNFEFVITLVAVEHALSGLVNISKILQKKDCDLLEAAEEARVVITMLENERNDDMLWDHLYDKAVSLADDIGVEATVPRCHGRQANRPNAPAQTPSQFWRVNMYLPFVDHLIVELTNRLLNPHGRFTAQYLLPTKAAGLTPARAAEIYAVYQPDLPGCDQETFVRECNRWTAKWTTTSPAPYPCLESSLGVATEASYPNIRICMMILLCMPVSTATAERSFSTMKRVKTYLRNTMTTERLSGLGLLNIYQERNINVEQVVDAFARQKDRRLALIFKV; the protein is encoded by the exons ATGGAGCAAATGGCCATGTGTCTCCGTTATTTTGATGGAACTGGTCTACTTGAGGAGTTTCTAGGCTTTGCAGAATGTGAATCGACCACAGGCGAATCATTAGCAAATGCGTTTTTAGCCAACCTTGAGCGTGCGGGTGTGCACATCAATCACATGCGTGGCCAAGGATATGACGGCGCAGCCAACATGTCAGGGATCCATAGGGGTGTACAAGCTAGGATTCGGCAGCGTATTCCTGGTGCAGTGTATACCCATTGCAAGGCACATAGCCTTAACTTGTCAATTATCCATGCCTCGAAGGAAATGTACGCCTGGAACATGATGGGGACTGTCCAGCAAATTGCTTTTGCGTTTAACTATTCCGCCAAGCGCGTTCTAAGGTTCCAAGAAAACCTTGAGAATGACGCTGCTGCACGCGAAGAGATGGACCGGCGCACGAAGCTCCAATCTTTGTGCGAGACCCGCTGGGCCGCAAGGGCAGAGGCGTTGCACACGTTCCTGTGTTCATATAG AGTTGTTGTGGGGTCATTGGACGAGCTAGCGAGCGACTATGGGGACACAAAAGCCGCGGGATATAGCCGCTCAATACAGAACTTTGAGTTTGTCATAACATTGGTCGCGGTAGAGCATGCGTTGTCGGGTCTTGTTAACATATCAAAGATCCTCCAGAAGAAAGACTGCGACTTGCTTGAGGCAGCCGAGGAAGCACGAGTTGTTATCACCATGCTGGAG AATGAACGAAATGACGATATGCTGTGGGACCACCTATATGACAAAGCCGTTTCTCTAGCAGACGACATCGGCGTGGAGGCCACCGTTCCTCGTTGCCACGGTCGGCAAGCCAACAGACCAAACGCTCCGGCCCAAACCCCTTCGCAATTCTGGAGAGTCAACATGTATCTACCATTCGTAGACCATCTCATTGTGGAGTTGACGAATCGGCTGTTAAATCCACATGGAAGATTCACTGCTCAGTATCTACTGCCAACAAAA GCTGCTGGGCTCACACCTGCTCGGGCTGCAGAGATATACGCAGTGTACCAGCCAGACCTACCAGGGTGCGACCAGGAGACGTTCGTGCGGGAGTGCAACAGATGGACGGCTAAATGGACGACAACATCCCCTGCTCCATATCCATGCCTAGAATCAAGCTTGGGCGTGGCAACTGAGGCGTCCTATCCTAATATCCGGATATGCATGATGATTTTGTTGTGTATGCCTGTATCCACAGCTACGGCAGAGAGGTCGTTTTCAACGATGAAGCGGGTCAAGACCTACCTCCGAAATACCATGACCACAGAGAGGTTATCCGGGCTTGGGCTACTGAATATTTACCAGGAGCGAAACATTAACGTTGAGCAAGTGGTGGATGCTTTTGCCCGTCAAAAAGATCGTCGCCTTGCtcttattttcaaagtttaa
- the LOC128203780 gene encoding mitochondrial ribonuclease P protein 1 homolog produces the protein MYQAGLICRGIFSTNKTCLSKSLKTFLRRRQFCSSADVTSITGNTLNNAVDNHSNTADRTNSSSDSLNNSTDRLNSTAIDQNSAADSQISSRNSANERDNGNISDIDNDVIPLYQYKGNIRQYKLEKAKEFMDNLSPELMEKKVKIEAMIEGMTISNALVPDKIDLVDWQHLLGMNPNYNRILKYCKYLFLNEKSKESKTKKKIERREEMKEKDPMSLDFDQYCLPSFERTMFMRNWRRLRCLTSNIPVILDFNYPDVTIREKVQAVKQLQHVFHVNYEHPQPCHLHMTSVMDNDSLKQHLEVKGDTLCGTIHKKPFWEVFPKDNLVYLTPDGPELNNFTGDEIFIVGALVDIHDQSAMSYIKAKKLGIRCAALPMNNHLYLHTNATKRLPLNHVVQIMLDFMLHHDWPRAFKTLSSYKCVPKTEEGWRQKQKQLKHLRLSNRNFTREMK, from the exons ATGTATCAAGCAGGGCTCATCTGTCGAGGAATATTTtctacaaataaaacatgtttgtccAAAAGCTTAAAGACCTTTTTAAGAAGAAGACAATTCTGTAGCAGTGCTGATGTCACTAGCATCACTGGAAACACTCTGAACAACGCTGTAGATAACCACAGCAACACTGCTGACAGAACTAACAGTTCTTCAGACAGCCTTAACAATTCTACAGATAGGCTAAATAGTACTGCCATTGACCAAAACAGTGCTGCAGATAGTCAAATTAGTTCCAGAAATAGTGCTAATGAAAGAGACAATGGCAACATATCAGATATCGACAATGATGTTATACCTTTGTACCAATACAAAGGAAATATAAGACAATATAAACTGGAAAAAgcgaaagagtttatggataacTTGAGCCCTGAATTGATGGAGAAGAAAGTGAAAATTGAAGCAATGATAGAAGGAATGACTATATCAAATGCTCTG GTGCCAGATAAAATTGACCTTGTTGACTGGCAACATTTGCTTGGAATGAACCCCAATTACAATAGAATATTAAAGTACtgtaaatacttatttttgaatgaaaagtccaaagaaagtaaaacaaaaaagaagataGAGAGGAGagaagaaatgaaagaaaaggATCCGATGTCTCTGGATTTCGACCAGTATTGCTTACCCTCCTTTGAGAGAACTATGTTCATGAGGAATTGGAGACGTCTTAGATGCTTAACAAGTAATATCCCAGTAATACTTGACTTCAATTATCCTGATGTCACTATTCGTGAAAAGGTGCAGGCCGTGAAACAGCTGCAACACGTCTTTCATGTTAACTATGAACACCCTCAACCATGTCATCTTCACATGACAAGTGTGATGGATAACGATTCTTTGAAGCAGCACCTGGAGGTGAAGGGGGACACCTTGTGTGGAACCATCCACAAGAAACCCTTCTGGGAGGTGTTTCCAAAGGACAATTTAGTATACCTGACTCCAGATGGTCCTGAGTTAAATAATTTTACGGGAGATGAGATTTTTATCGTTGGAGCCCTGGTGGACATCCATGATCAGTCTGCAATGTCGTACATTAAGGCAAAAAAGCTTGGAATCCGATGTGCTGCTCTTCCCATGAATAATCACTTGTA CCTACACACGAATGCTACCAAACGGCTCCCACTAAACCATGTAGTCCAGATCATGCTGGACTTTATGCTGCACCATGACTGGCCTCGAGCATTCAAGACACTCTCCAG CTACAAGTGCGTCCCAAAGACAGAGGAGGGCTGGAGACAGAAACAGAAACAATTGAAACACTTAAGGCTATCAAACAGGAACTTTACAAGGGAAATGAAGTGA